One Aegilops tauschii subsp. strangulata cultivar AL8/78 chromosome 7, Aet v6.0, whole genome shotgun sequence genomic window carries:
- the LOC109763660 gene encoding disease resistance protein Pik-2-like — protein MEAVVSASHGAFGPLLVKLNDLLAGEYARLKGVRREMRSLRSELSNMHAALQKYTMLQDPDIQVKAWISEVRELAYDTEDCVDKFIHRLGSPGARHHHHRGIKEFFRRSARRLKTLGSRRQIAKQIVELKARVMSVKDQRTSYKLDDMVCGTSGHAVVDPRLAALFIEEAHLMGIEDPRDDLAKEHFHCHAFVSVSQKPDVRKIIKDIISQVPCHDVFTKDIQFWDEKRSIEKLRELLQDKRYLVVIDDIWSTSAWNTIKCAFPENNCSSRVITTTRIFDVASSCCQVEDDRIYYMEPLSDLHSKKLFFNRIFGSEDCCPDILKDVSDAILRKCGGLPLAIISISGLLASRPAVRNEREKIRKSIGFALDKSQSLEGMKSILSLSYSSLTPNLKTCLLYFSNFPEDYKIERDTLVRRWIAEGFISEERGQSRQEVAENNFYELINKSIVQPMDIGYDGKARACRVHDLMLEFAISKAAEENFITVLGGQMVLPNSNCYIRRLSVQHINSELASTLASKELHHVRSLTVSGCIKQMPNLVEFESLRVLDFEGCEGLKEYDLNNINKLFKLKYLSLRSTCISNVPSGVVTLHDLVTLDLRDTYIQELPAGIVQLSKLQYLLTARCIFYGETTIPSGIGKMKSLCEISGFNITTSSVGAVEELENLTNLTELHVVFNGGGSDKYKRHEEMLFSSLCKLGRYSLQSFRIQSKDSTPLDFLDSWCPLPSSLQLFIMSTIYYLPKPPKWLAPTVTSLTHLNINLSEITEEDINILGRMPALISLELWFKTVRKERLIVQGNGFRSLKEFYFIHSYYFAGARYLLFEEGALPKVEKLQVPFYVSVAEAYGLYLGIEHLPCLKDAEVSIYNEGATASESKVAVVSIRNEANTHPNHPRVTILEEDEEDGDDDDPDDIASDSKKKGKGESLHMWEDELLCDA, from the exons ATGGAGGCTGTGGTGAGCGCTTCACATGGCGCTTTCGGGCCCCTGCTGGTGAAACTCAACGATTTGCTCGCCGGCGAGTACGCCCGACTGAAAGGGGTCCGCCGTGAGATGCGCTCCCTCAGGTCTGAGCTTAGCAACATGCATGCTGCGCTCCAAAAGTACACGATGCTACAAGATCCCGATATCCAAGTGAAGGCATGGATATCGGAGGTCAGGGAGTTGGCCTATGATACCGAGGACTGCGTCGACAAGTTCATTCACCGCCTCGGCAGTCCTGGCGCcaggcaccaccaccaccgcGGCATCAAGGAGTTCTTCCGCAGGAGCGCTCGTCGTCTGAAGACACTTGGATCCCGGCGCCAAATTGCCAAGCAAATTGTTGAACTCAAGGCTCGTGTTATGTCAGTAAAAGATCAGAGGACTAGCTACAAGCTTGATGATATGGTTTGTGGCACTTCTGGTCATGCAGTTGTGGATCCACGTCTGGCTGCTCTTTTTATCGAGGAGGCACATCTTATGGGTATTGAAGATCCTAGAGATGATCTTGCCAA AGAGCATTTTCATTGCCATGCTTTTGTATCCGTATCGCAAAAGCCCGATGTTAGAAAAATCATCAAGGATATAATCTCCCAAGTGCCATGCCACGATGTATTTACAAAGGACATTCAATTTTGGGATGAAAAGAGATCCATTGAAAAGCTAAGGGAGCTGCTACAAGATAAAAG GTATCTTGTTGTTATTGATGATATATGGTCAACGTCCGCATGGAATACTATCAAGTGTGCTTTTCCAGAAAATAATTGTTCAAGCAGAGTTATAACGACCACACGTATTTTTGACGTAGCAAGCTCATGTTGTCAAGTTGAGGATGATCGCATCTATTATATGGAACCTCTGAGTGATCTTCACTCTAAGAAGTTGTTTTTCAATAGGATCTTCGGCTCTGAGGATTGCTGCCCTGATATATTGAAAGATGTTTCCGATGCAATCTTGAGAAAATGTGGAGGTCTACCATTGGCAATAATAAGTATATCTGGTTTGTTGGCAAGTAGACCAGCTGTAAGAAATGAACGGGAGAAGATTCGGAAGTCGATTGGTTTTGCACTTGACAAAAGTCAAAGTCTAGAGGGCATGAAGAGCATACTATCCCTTAGCTACAGTTCTCTTACACCTAATCTCAAGACATGTTTGTTGTACTTTAGTAATTTTCCCGAGGATTACAAGATTGAGAGAGATACATTGGTTAGGCGGTGGATAGCGGAAGGCTTTATTTCTGAAGAGCGTGGGCAGAGCCGACAAGAGGTTGCAGAGAACAATTTTTATGAGCTTATCAACAAAAGCATAGTCCAACCAATGGACATTGGTTATGATGGTAAGGCTCGTGCATGTCGAGTCCATGACTTGATGCTTGAGTTTGCTATTTCAAAGGCGGCTGAAGAGAATTTCATCACCGTGCTAGGTGGCCAAATGGTGTTACCAAATTCCAATTGTTATATTCGACGACTATCAGTCCAGCACATTAACTCGGAGCTTGCATCGACATTGGCAAGTAAAGAACTCCACCATGTTCGGTCTCTTACTGTTTCAGGCTGCATCAAGCAAATGCCTAACCTTGTTGAGTTTGAAAGTTTGCGTGTATTGGATTTTGAAGGTTGTGAGGGTTTGAAAGAGTATGATTTGAACAATATCAACAAACTTTTCAAACTAAAATACCTTAGCCTTCGAAGTACATGCATATCAAATGTACCATCAGGAGTTGTAACGCTGCATGATCTGGTGACACTAGATCTTAGGGATACATATATCCAAGAGTTGCCTGCTGGAATCGTTCAGCTCAGTAAACTACAATATCTTCTCACTGCAAGATGTATTTTTTACGGGGAAACAACGATACCAAGTGGGATTGGAAAGATGAAGAGCTTATGTGAGATCTCAGGCTTCAATATAACAACGAGTTCAGTTGGAGCAGTGGAGGAGCTCGAGAACTTGACCAATTTGACTGAACTCCATGTGGTGTTCAACGGTGGAGGATCTGACAAGTACAAGAGGCATGAAGAGATGTTGTTTTCCTCACTATGCAAGCTTGGCAGGTATAGTCTCCAGTCCTTTAGGATACAAAGTAAAGATTCAACTCCCCTTGACTTCTTAGATTCATGGTGCCCTCTGCCATCGTCGCTACAATTGTTCATTATGAGTACCATCTATTATTTGCCAAAACCTCCAAAGTGGCTTGCACCAACAGTGACCAGCCTTACACATCTCAACATCAATCTGAGTGAAATAACGGAGGAGGATATCAACATACTTGGAAGGATGCCTGCTTTGATTTCATTGGAGTTATGGTTTAAGACTGTTCGAAAAGAAAGGCTTATTGTACAAGGCAATGGATTCCGCAGCTTGAAGGAATTCTACTTTATTCATAGTTACTATTTCGCAGGTGCAAGATACCTTCTGTTTGAGGAGGGGGCATTGCCAAAGGTTGAGAAGCTTCAGGTGCCATTCTATGTGTCAGTAGCAGAAGCCTATGGCTTATACTTAGGTATTGAGCACCTCCCATGTCTAAAAGATGCAGAAGTTAGTATTTACAACGAGGGGGCCACGGCTTCTGAAAGCAAGGTTGCAGTAGTTTCCATAAGGAATGAGGCAAATACCCATCCCAACCATCCTAGAGTAACTATCTT